The Neurospora crassa OR74A linkage group V, whole genome shotgun sequence sequence GAGAGGCAAGGTCGGCAAGCTCGGCATGGTTGGCGTCAATGGCACAAAGTTTCCAGCAATTCGTGAGTCCCCCCCTTAGGCAGGAAGTGCGGATCCAGTATACATACTGACCATTGCCAAACCTCCAGGGGAGCATCTCAACAAGAACATTACTCAAGTCTACAACAACCTTGACACCTCGTTCGAGTCCTTCCCCGCCGACAATGCCAAAGACCCGGAATCCTACAAGGCCGCCATCGACGCCCTCCAGCCCGGTGAcgccatcaccatcttcacccCCGACACCACCCACTACCCCATCGCCCTGTACGCCATTGAGCGCAAGATCCACGTCATGATCACCAAGCCAGCCGTCAAGGAGCTTGCGCACCACATCGCCCTCCTCGAGGCCGCCGAGAAGCATGGCGTGTACGTCTACATTGAGCACCACAAGCGCTTCGACCCAGCCTACGCGGACGCCAAGCACCGGGCCAAGAAGCTGGGCGACTTCAACTACTTCTACAGCTACATGTCGCAACCGAAAAGCCAGCTGCAGACGTTCGCCGCCTGGGCCGGTATCGACTCGGACATTTCGTACTACCTAAACAGCCACCACGTCGACATTTGCGACTCGATGGTGTCCCAGCTGGGGTACGTGCCCGTCAAAGTGTCGGCTTCGGCCTCCACCGGCGTCGCCGTCAGCCTAGGGTGTCACGAGAAGACCGAGGACACCATCAGCCTGCTTGTGCACTGGCAGAAGGAAGACGACCCAACCAAGCACGCCACGGGCGTGTACACGGCCTCGTGGACGGCGCCCCAGAAGGCCGGCGTGCACTCTAATCAGTACTTCCACTACCTGGCGCAGGGCGGCGAGATCCGCATCGACCAGGCCAAGCGCGGGTACGACGTCGCGGAGGACGCGGCCGGCCAGTTGATGTGGTACAACCCGTTTTATATGAAGTATGCGCCCGATGAGGACGGGAACTTTGCCGGACAGTCTGGGTATGGCTATGTGTCGATAGAGAAGTTTGTCGATGGGTGTCGTGCTGTAAATGCGGGTACGTTGACACCCAGGGATTTGGATGCCAAGGGACTGCCGACGCTGAGGAACACCATTGCTACTACGGCTATCTTGGAGGCGGGGAGAAGGAGTATAGATGAGAACAGGGAAGTGAAAATTGAGAGGAAGGATGGGCAATGGAGGCTTGTTTGATGATACCTAGTTGTCGAGTATTAGTTTTGGTCCTTTTTGCCTCACTTTCACAAAAATTAGTGCTGTGCATTAACATTCACATAACTGGTCATCAAATCTTGCCCATCGCATTAATGACAGATGATTAAGCACGTATGGCTTGGGGTATAAACTTGCATTTCCCGCGGCCCAGACAATCTTATCCCAGGACAGCATCACACCATCATGCACTCAACCATCCCATACTTGGAGTTTAGCAAGCCCCCATCCCTACAATCCTTGGGCGACTTAGCCACCTTCCATCCGTTTCAAACCTTCACAGACAGAACAGGAGTTTACTCGCCCAACTCCTTAAGGATAGCCTCCTTCAGAGACTCAGGCTTCGTAGTGCTCGCCCACCGTCCCTTGACCTTTCCATCCTTTCCAATCAAGAACTTTTCAAAGTTCCACTTGATTCTCTTCAATCCCATCAGGCCAGGCTTCTCATTCTTCATCCATTCATAGAGGGGATCAGCATTGTCGCCGTTGacctccaccttcttcatGATGGGGAAGGAAACGCCATAGTTGAGCTGGCAGAACGACTggatctcctcctcggtgCCCGGCTCCTGTCCGCCGAACTGGTTGCAAGGGAAAGCGAGGATCTCAAAATCGTCCGGGTacttctccttgatctccttgTAGACCTTTTCCAGGCCGGCGTATTGAGGCGTGAAACCGCATTTGGAGGCAACGTTGACGATCAGGACTACCTTGCCTTGGTAGGTGGAGAGGGGGAGTTCGGAGCCCTTCTCTGTGGGTTTGGTTAGTATGGGTggtgataatgatgatgatgtggtggtgagagACTAAGATAAAGAAGGGCGAGGGCTGCTTACTGTCAAGGGGCTTAAAGTCGTAGATAGTAGTGGCAGAAGACATGTTAAGTGTGGTTGTTGCGAAGCGTCTGGAAATGGCTGGCTGGCAACGGAATGCTGGTTTGGAAACTGGCagtcgaggttgttgttgttgttgttgaggtagAATCGGTGATAGTTTCAAATGACGAGTGGTGAGTGAGGTGCGAGCAAGTGTAGCTACTGAGCGATGATGGTAGCGGGGTATCATATGGTATGTGCAAGCAAGGACAAAAATCAAAGGAGCCGAGAATGACACGAATGAGAGGCGAAAGGTGGTCTTGATATTTGAATGGGCACTGGCGGCGAGAATTCCGTCCGACGTTTGAAAAGGTCCTAGCTCGCTCGGAGAGAACAAGGATCGTGAGGTGAGacaggtacactacactagtgtacagTCCGATGCTAGTTAGTTTGTTACCTcggtacactagaggtaggtacctctaggcactTCTGGCAGTGTACACTAGACGAAATCTATCCCGAATAGTCTCAAAGCTCACAAACCAAGACAAGTCAAAACGGCTGAGTACGAATTACAAAGGCATTGGATGGCGAGAGTTAATTAGATATATTGATTATCAGAAATGGTGTTTTCCAAGTAGTATCACGCGTTGATTAGCTATCAAAACACACAGGAAGGTTAAAacgaggtctcgagctaacaGACAAACCAGCACTGGACTGACATAAAACCCCCGGCGCGGGTCTGGAAGTTCCCGAGCAGCGTGGTTCCGACGGAGTGATTCCCGCGTGGGGTCATTGGCTACAGCGGTCCCCTTCTTGGTGGTTCCATTCCATCACGACAGTGGCACATGTCCGGTTGAACTTCACCTCAGCATCAACCCCGTCGAGTTTCCAATCCCGTCCTCATGTTTCATCCAGTGCTTGTAGTTTTGTGGTTCAGACAAACAACTACGCGTATCTCAACTCTCTGCACCATATCAGTCTTCGGTTTGTTACGGCCGATTCATGGTGATAGGTACTCGGCACCCTTGCTTGGTGTTGTGATATGCTGCGATAATTACTAAGCAGCAAGTCAGGTACCTCGGCAGGGACCTCGGCAGGGACCGTGATGTGTTCAGGGAACCCCAACCGAGCGCTAAAGTCCGCGTCGGCGTTGACATGCGCCGCCTATTTTCCGATCGCTGACGACTGCCCCGCTACGCAGAAATGTTCTGAAGATCGGGAGCGAACTCTTGAAACTCTTCATATGAATGAACTCCAGCCACGGTGAAAAGGCACCCGAACGGTCCCATCACGCCATCGGATTCGAGAATTCTGCGACGCTCATTCTTTTCGGTTGTCCGGCAAGCCGGTGGGTACACCAACATGAACGAACCACCATTGATGGCGGGGAACACAGATCCTTGGCTTTGACATCATCATTGCATTAGCGAGTGATTATGAATTTGCATCTGTCTTTGCGAACCCAAACAATACAGTTTGAACAACCGTTTGAATGTATGATCTGTGAAGCTTCAACGAAGGATGGTAGCAGAGGACACATCAAGACATGGGTCAAGTGCGGGGCATTGAATCACGGTCTCTTTGAAAATCGACATTCCCGCACAGAAAAGAAACCGCAGCAATGAAAGCGTGGGGGACCTAACGGGTAGCTCGTGGGTGGGATGGGGTGGGCCGTTGATAGCCACCCCAGTTGGAGTTGACGTCGTTCAAACCTGGAAAACATGATTTCCTCACTTGCAGAACGAAGCATCAACACATTCAACACTGGCGTCGAAGCTTCCAAACTGAAGTTGATGAACCTTTCGCTTTGTAACCAGCTCGTCATCATGGCTGCCCAGCAACAAAAGAGAAACATTGTCATTGTCGGTAGGTTCAGGGATTACTTCCATTCCCCGCATACGACAGCTCTCAACTAacacaacatcatcaccaggtGGCGGCATCATCGGTTGCACAACCGCCTACTTCCTCACCCGCCATCCCAAGTTCGACCCGGCCCAGCACACCATCACTCTTCTCGAGGCCAGCTCCATCGCCGCCGGCGCATCTGGAAAAGCCGGCGGTCTCCTCGCCCTCTGGGCTTATCCCGAATGTCTTGTTCCCCTCTCCTACCGCCTGCACCGGGAACTCGCCGATGAGCACAACGGTGCCGAGCGCTGGGGCTACCGCCAGGTCGGCTGCGGATCCATCGGTGCGGTCGTCAAGAATGCCGACCTCAAGGCTCGCGGCCAG is a genomic window containing:
- a CDS encoding NAD binding Rossmann fold oxidoreductase, which encodes MASPLNVLMVGTGEYTTGFVGGGASGSDKKVGVVGLSMFDLRRRGKVGKLGMVGVNGTKFPAIREHLNKNITQVYNNLDTSFESFPADNAKDPESYKAAIDALQPGDAITIFTPDTTHYPIALYAIERKIHVMITKPAVKELAHHIALLEAAEKHGVYVYIEHHKRFDPAYADAKHRAKKLGDFNYFYSYMSQPKSQLQTFAAWAGIDSDISYYLNSHHVDICDSMVSQLGYVPVKVSASASTGVAVSLGCHEKTEDTISLLVHWQKEDDPTKHATGVYTASWTAPQKAGVHSNQYFHYLAQGGEIRIDQAKRGYDVAEDAAGQLMWYNPFYMKYAPDEDGNFAGQSGYGYVSIEKFVDGCRAVNAGTLTPRDLDAKGLPTLRNTIATTAILEAGRRSIDENREVKIERKDGQWRLV
- a CDS encoding peroxiredoxin HYR1, encoding MIPRYHHRSVATLARTSLTTRHLKLSPILPQQQQQQPRLPVSKPAFRCQPAISRRFATTTLNMSSATTIYDFKPLDKKGSELPLSTYQGKVVLIVNVASKCGFTPQYAGLEKVYKEIKEKYPDDFEILAFPCNQFGGQEPGTEEEIQSFCQLNYGVSFPIMKKVEVNGDNADPLYEWMKNEKPGLMGLKRIKWNFEKFLIGKDGKVKGRWASTTKPESLKEAILKELGE